The Anaerolineae bacterium genome segment TAATGGGTTTCTTATTTCATGGGCAATGTTCGCCGCTGTTTCACCCATTGCAGCAAATTTTTCCGTCCTTTTTACCCTTTCTTCCAGCTTCTCTAAGCTTGTAATATTGCGAAGAACAACAACTCTCCCTGTTTCCTCCCCATTTTTTGATTTAACAGCAGAACCAAAGATCTCTAATATCCTTCCTTTCAGCCTTATTTTTTTCCCCAGACCACCGTCAAAATACCTTAGGTCTAAGCAGCCTTTCGGATCGGACGGGAATTCGTCTCCAAAAAGCGAATTCACATTTTTCCCCTTTACATCCTCTCTCGAAAAACCGGTAAACGCCTCGGCGCGCCGATTCATCATCGTCATTTTTCCTTCCGGATCCGCTACAATCACGCCGGTCGTAAGGCTCTCGAGGATATTCTGAAGATAGCTGCTTATCTTTTCTTTCTCTGCCAGGGCTTTTTGTAATTCAATATTTTTGGAATCCAGCTCCTTGTTTATGGCCTTAAATTTCTCTTCCAGGCCGGCAAAGGCTTTTTGCAGCCTCGCGGTTGCCCGATCAAAGCTCTCAAATGATTGTTGTAAGAACGGGTTTTCCCCTGCCTGTGCGCCATGCCTGCGGTTTCCGGTTTCCGGTTTCCGGAACCGTGAACTGTTAACTGTGCCCCCTGACCCCTTGTTTTCAATCCCCAACATATTTCTCGTATTTCTCTGCCCAGTTTTTATCTGCCAGGTAATAATCCACTACTCTCGGCCAGAATTCATCGCCAATTTCCCCTTTTAATGAGATGAAGGATTTATCAGTCATAGGCTTATTGCTCAGATTTGCGTATCCCCGCCCTATATTGAAAAGGGTCCACATGTTTTGTTTGCCTTCAGAAACGCCGTCCCCGGACTTCATTAGGGACTGTTCATACATCAAAATCGCCTGCTGATATTTCCCTTTATTATACAAACAATCTGCTAAGCCCTCATAAGAATCCATAATCACAGGAGCGGAACATTTTTGCAAGTCGCCGCAGTTTTTCAGAACCCTATTATAATTTATCAGGGCGGATGAATACAGCCCCATCCCTTTCAGTGAATCAGCATATTTTTTACGGATAGCCGCACCATCCTCAACCCCTGTTTCGGAACCCAGAGCTTTCGAATAAAAGCCGGCCGCCTCTTTTAAAAGACCCTCTTTGTAAGAAATATCCCCAAGCAGCTTTGTGGCGGCAATCGCTATGCTCTTATCCACCCCAGAGTAATTCTCGTGCAGCCCCTCTAATCTCTTTTTCGCCTCTTCATAAGAACCCCTGGCATAATCAATTTTCGCCATCTCAAGCAAAAGCCCGCTTGCCCTTTTATTCTTACCGAATACACCTGTCATTTTCCCGAAAAATCCGGCGGCATCTTCTAACAGGCCCATTTCCTTCAGACTGCTCCCAATTTTGAATAACATATCAAAATCGCCATTTTTGAACAAAAGGTCTTTGTCGGAATTAAAATATACATCTGAAACAGCGATATAGTCTTTCTTTGAATAATGATCGTCAATCAGGCGGCCGGCGCTCAATATAAGTTTTTTCTCACCTTCTTTTCTATGCGTTCCGTAAGGAAATCTACCCAGCAGGGAACGGTAGTTATCAAACGA includes the following:
- a CDS encoding ATP-binding protein, translated to MLGIENKGSGGTVNSSRFRKPETGNRRHGAQAGENPFLQQSFESFDRATARLQKAFAGLEEKFKAINKELDSKNIELQKALAEKEKISSYLQNILESLTTGVIVADPEGKMTMMNRRAEAFTGFSREDVKGKNVNSLFGDEFPSDPKGCLDLRYFDGGLGKKIRLKGRILEIFGSAVKSKNGEETGRVVVLRNITSLEKLEERVKRTEKFAAMGETAANIAHEIRNPLGSIGLFASLLIKELKEKKNRDRASHIISAVKDMDNKISNLLMFARDQKPLMKEVSIHNVLKEIIIFSEQILGKENIILTTNYEDVDPVITGNAEMLKQVFLNLMLNAMQAMPGGGNLYIKTKISDSNDEKKEPHNSNVEISFMDTGLGIPDKNIKKIFDPFFTTKEKGTGLGLAIVHNIVDIHGGSIDAENYKGGGAVFNITFPLIMNS